GTGGCGCCGTACATGTAACGCGGAAGCGAACCGCCTAACAGCACACGGTCGTATTCCGGAGATATCTTTCCGTCCGGCACGCCATTCGGACCGCTGATGTCTTTGTATTTGACATCACCGGGTTTTACATTGGCATTCAGCACAGGCGATTTATCCACATCATCCTGTGTCTGAAAAAGGCCGTCAGACTGGTATCCGTACCATTCATTGAACTCGCTGCCGTATATCTTGATCTGATCGCCGATGAACTCTGTTCCGCCGAGGTCACCCATTTTTGAAATGAAGTCGGACATGTTGGCGGAAACGCCGTAGGAGAAATCACCCACTTTGTCGTTCCAACCGATCTGGAATTCCCAGCCGGTGGTGTACATCTTGCCGGTGTTCTGGGTGGGATTATCGAAACCGATGAAGTCGGGAATCTCCAGGTCCAGCAAAATATCCCGCGTGGTCTTCTTGTAATAGTCCCCGGTGAAACGCAGCCTGTTGCCGAGGAAATTCATATCCAGCCCGATGTCGTAGGACGCTGTCGTTTCCCAGGAGATGTCGCGGATAACATATTGCCATTGTGCGGCGGATTGAGCGGAAACGGCGGCATTGCCCCTGTAGAACAATGAATTGTTCTCGAAGCGGAGGAGCGCCTGATAAGGATAATTTCCCCCGATCCGCTCATTGCCAAGTGTTCCCCATGAGGCGCGTACTTTCAGGAACGACAACCAGTTGGAAGTGCCGCTCATGAACGGTTCCTGGGAAATGATCCATCCCGCGGAAACGGAAGGGAAGGAGCCCCAGCGGTAACCGGGTGCAAAACGGGAAGAAGCATCGTAACGGATATTCGCCTGCAGCAGGTATTTTTCCTTGTAGTTGTACATCACGCGCCCGAACCAGGAACGGTAGGCATTTTCCGTAGCGTTGCCGCTATTGTCCCTGAACTCCAGCGGGCCCAGGTTCAGATAAGGGTAATTGGTCAGCACATACTGCCCGCGGTATGCCATCAGGTCCTCATTAAACGCATAATAATATTCATATCCGCCTAACAGGTTGAGGTTATGGTCGCCCAGCTGTTTGGTGTAGTTCGCCAGGAACTGCATGGTGTAACGATGGTTATCGTTGCGGTTCTCTGTGAGCTTGGTCTCCGTGCCTCCTTCAATGTAGCCGGATACGGAATTAGGATTGCTCCAGGAGGTGTAAGGTATCTGTTTATTGAATGTTTTCAGCTTGTCGAAGCTGGCGAATGGCGATATCACGCCGGAGAATTTCAATCCTTCGATGGGTGTGAAATCCAGGCCTATCTTGCCGCCGATCTGGTTGTACCAGTCGTGATCGAAACCACCGTGCTTCACCAGCGCATAGATATTGGCGCCATCCTTTCCCGCACCGATCCTGCCGTCTGACCACATGGCGGCATACAGGGGCGGCACGATACCCATTTTGTACATGGGATTGGTTACCGGCTGCTTGATGATGGTGCGGCGGAAGTTCAGGTCCACACTCGCGGAAAGATATTTATTGATGGTGATATCATTGTTGACCCGCGCGGTCAGGCGTTCGTAGGTGCGGCCGTCATACAGGGCATCGGATTTGTCATATCCCAGCGATACCCGGGAGCGGATGCTTTTGCCGCCACCGGAAATGCTCATGATATGGCTTTGCCGCGGTGAGGAATTGTTCAGGATCATGCCCCGCCAGTCCGTATTCGGATACTCATCCGGGTTCTGGGCGTTGAGGTTGTAATAATCATCAATGGTCGCCTTAGGATAGGTTGGATGTTCATTGGCGTTATTGCCGTTGTCGTTCCATCTCAGTTCATTGGTCAATTCCATGAACCGGGTCACATCCACGTAATCCGGCAGGATGGTGGGTTTTTCAATACCGTATTCATAGGTATAATCCAGGCTCAGCTGGCCGTTCCTGGCGCGTTTGGTGGTGATGAGGATAACTCCCGCGGCAGCCCTGGAGCCGTAGATGGATGCGGAAGCCGCATCCTTCAGCACGGAAATATTGTCCACATCATTCGGGTTGATGGAATTGATATCGTCGATCGGTACGCCATCCAGGATAATGAGCGGATCAGCGCCTCCTTCCGTGAGGGTGGTGATACCGCGTACGCGTATGGTGGCCGTGGCGCCGGGTGCGTTATTGTTGCGGGTCACGGTAACGCCGGGCATGGAGCCCTGCAGGGCGGTGGAGATCTGGGTGGTCTTCCTCGCCGCGATGGCTTCACCTTCCACAGCGGATACGGAGCCGGTAAGGTCGCTTTTCTTGATAGCGCCATAACCTACTACTACCACACTTTCCAGTGTGGTGTTATCCGCTTTGCCCATTTTGATATCCAGTTTCTTCCTTCCGTTCAGCTCCAGCTCCGTTGTTGCGAAACCGATGTAGGATAATACCAGCACCGCTTTATCATCCACCCCGGAAAGTTTGAACTCTCCATTCTCGTCTGTCGTGGTACCGGTTCTTGTGCCTTTCACCATAACGGTAACACCGGGCAGCGGTTCCCCGGCATCATCCGTTACCTTTCCGGTGATGGTCACCGGCGGCAGGATGAAGGGGGAAAGCACTTTCAGCGGCGGCGTTTTCTTGATGGTGATCGTTTTATCAATGATGGTATAACTCAGCCCCTGCCCCTGAAGAGAAGCGGAGAGAAAGGTTTCCAGGGGAGCATTGAGCAATGATACCGTCACCGGTTGCGCGCTTTTGATCAGGTTGTTATCATAAAAGACCACATAACCTGTCTGTTTGTGAATGGCGGCGAAAATAGTTTTCAGCTTGATATTCTTACCTGAAAAACTTACGGTTTGCGAAACACCGGTAGCGCTTACGTTCAGGAATAAAACCGTCAGGAACAGGCATGTTAACTTCATAGCTAACAGAATTTTGGTAAGGTTTGGCAGACGGTGCATAAGATCTGCACCGCTGACTCCCGGAGATGCAGAAATTGGTGTAGCAACAGCCGTCCGCTTGCGGAAAGCGATAAATTTAAATTGCATACATTTGCATTGTTTGGTTGAATGAATAGGCAGTCTCAGCCGATTGTTCTGTTCAACGCAGACTAAACGCCCGCCAGAGATGTTCCAACCATTTCTGGCATTTTTTTAGCCCACGTTATCTGGTGATCAGTTTTTGTTTGTCATTTCATCATCGTGGATATTTTTTTGTTATTACTTCAATACAGTAATATTTTTCCCTTCTACGCGGAATTTTACATTATTTTCTTCAAGGATGGTCAATACTTTGGACAGGGGCAGTGACCGCTGGATACCGCCGCCGAAGCTTCTCCGTGGCACAAAGCCTTCTTCATAGCCTACGGTCACATCGTACCAGTTCTCCAGCTGCCGCATCACGGCGGGCATATCTGCATCCACGAACAGGAAGTACCCGTTCTTCCAGGCCATTACTTCATCAAGATCTACGTCATTCACCACCTGCATACCGCCGTTATTGCGTTGCAGGCGAGCCTGTTGACCTGGCTGCAACACATCTCCGCGGCCGCCGCCGGACACTTTTACCGCACCTTCCAGCAGCGTGGCTTTCACTACCGGCTCCGCCGCATAGGCATTGATATTGAAATGGGTGCCGAGCACTTCCACTTTCATTTTCCCGGCGTCTACCACAAAGGGTTTACCGGCGTCTTTCGCTACTTCAAAATATGCCTCGCCTGAGATCTGCACGCTTCGTACATCTCCGGTAAATGCGGTGGGATAGGTAATGGAAGAAGCGGCGTTGAGCCAGACGTTGGTGCCGTCCGGCAGGGTGAGGCGGTATTCTCCGCCCCTTGGCGTACGCATGGTATTATACATGACCATATCTTCTGCAGCGCCTTCAATTTCGTAGGACAGCTGCCCGTTGGCCTGCTTTATCACCCGGACTTTCCCCTGCTGCGTCACCACGCCATTGGCGGCGCTATCCAGCGCTATCACCGTACCATCGCCGAGCGTCAGCAATGCTTTATTGCCGCCTGCGGGCACTTCGTTCCTGTATCGTTCGATCCGGGGCGCCTCCGCAAGCTTCTGCGGGGATTTGCGCGGCCATAGCAACGCGGCAGCAGCCACCAGCAGCAATATACCTGCGGCAGCCAGCCACCGGCGGACCGGGAGGGAACGCACACGCGGCTTCTCTTCTTCAAAAAGGGAAGCCTGGATCCGTGCGGAAACTTCGCCGGGCATCCTGTCCTCCGGCCGGAACCGTTCCCAGGTTTGCGCAACGACCTCCTTCAGGTCCTGATCGTCCTGTACTTCGCTGATCCATTCTGCCAGTTCGTGTTTTTCTGCAGCAGTACAGGTGCCATTAAAATACCTTTCCATGAGGTATTGCATACGTTCTCTCAACATGCTGAGTGGTTTACTCTTTAATTAGACAATCGGGAGAGAAAACATACCTAGTTGCGCATGGATTTTTTTTGAAAGACGGGAAATCAGGCGGATAGCCAGCCACCGTGCAATGGGGAAATATGCTGACCGGCCGCTTTTTTGACTTGCCTGCAGCATGGCGATCCCGTTCATGAAAATATGCTGCTCACCGGCTATCGCCAGCGTGCAGCGGGTTGCGTACAGCAACCCGGTCAGGGCTGGAATGTCAGCAGGATCATTAACAAAGTAAATGCTTCCGGGGAGGCGCGCAATTGCTGCCGGATGAGGCGCAACGCTTCTATCAGATGATTATTGACGGTGGAAGGGGAGATATTCAGGTAACGGGCGATCTCGTCGTGTTTCAGGCCCCTTTCCCGGCTGAGGGTATATACTTCTTTCTGTTTGGGCGTGAGTTTGTTCAGTGCCTGGTGCAGGCTTTGGGTAACTTCCTGCAGGCTGAGCCGCGCTTCTGCGTCCATTCCGGTCTGCGGCTGGGTTTTACCCAGTTCATTCAGAATAAGGGTTTCCTTTGCCATCCGTTTCAGCGAATTGATCACCTGGTGCTGCGCCATCCGGTAAACATATCCGCCAAACTGTTCTATCTGCGAGAGGTTGGACCGGTCTTTCCACAGCTTCAGGAAAATATCCTGGATGATATCCTCCGTCATCTCCGGTGAACCGGTTGCGCGCAACAGGAAACCGTACAACTTGTGTTGATATATCCGGAAAAGGCCGGCAAATGCGGCTGAATCGCCTTCTGCAGCAAGCCTTAAAAGATTTTTTTCATTGTTCGCGGACTCCATGGCAGCGGAATAGAAGAATCGTGGAATGCTATTTCATAACGTCCTGGTAAAAATAGGAAATAATTTTCTTCGCGGGCGGTTTTTATGCCCCGGGCGGTTTTGTTTTGCATTGCAACCGTTCCCACAATTTTTTTCCCGGCCAAAAACTGCATCCGGAATATCAAAATGGATATTGGTTTTCCGGACTCCGGCGGATACTTTTGGGCAGACGTTATGAAAGCGCGTTATGAATCGTCTTCCGGTAAAGGTCCGGCGAAACGCCCGTCTTCACCTTGAAGATCTTTGAGAAATAAAAAGCGGATTCAAATCCCGTTTCGGCGGCAATGACCTTCACGGATATCGAAGGGTCCGCCAGCAGCATCTTCGCCTTTTCGATCTTTAACTGCAGCAGGTACTGCCCGGGCGCAATGCCGGTATATTGCCGGAATGCCTTGCGCAGCCAGGAATAACTGACGCACAACTCCTCCGCCACATGCGCTATCGAAAGACGCTGGTCCGCCTTCGCCCGAATGATGGCCATAGCCTTATCCACAATATTCTCCGGCACATCTTCCTGCCGCAGCGCCGCCTGCCTGCCCCAGGCATGCAGGTAACCCAGCAGATGCTGTACAGCGCCGGAAACGAAGGGCTGGTAACCGGGTTTCTCCGTTCGTGTACAGTCAATAATGCCCGGCAGCAGTTGCAGGATGGTTTCCTGGAGGCCCGTCCGGAGCAGGGGTTTATCCGGACTGATGAACCCGTTTTGCAGAAGGCCCGTGGCGGCATCCCCTTTGAAACCCACCCACCACTCGTCCCAGCCCGTATCCGGGTTGGGACGGAAACGGTGCCATTCACCGGGGAAAAGGAGCATGACCGTTCCTGCGGCCACATCCGTAAGCGGGCAATGTGCGGATTCAAAGCTGCCGGCCCCGCGGGAGATGTAGATCAGCTGGAATTCCTGCAGCACCCGCCCCTGCTCCCAGCGGAAATGGTGATGCGCGGGATGCCCGGGACGGGGATAGGCTTCCGCCCTGCCGATGCTGTTGCAGCCGGCATTCAGCACATACATTCCCCAGCGCTGGTCTTCCACGCTCACGGGCAGGTATTTGTAATAATTGATCACGATTAAAAATAACTAAAAATGAACAACGGACAACTCAGGATCGGTCTGTTCGGTATCGGTCTGGATACCTACTGGCCGCAGTTTGAAGGGCTGAAGGAGCGGCTCGAAGGCTATCTGCAAAAAGTGGAGGCGAAACTCTCCGCCATTCATCCGCACATTATCAATGCCGGGCTGGTGGATTCGACGGACAAGGCTTTTGCCGCCGGAAAGCGCTTCCGCCGCGAGGAAGCAGATGTTATTTTCCTATACGTCACCACCTATGCGCTCTCCTCCACCGTGCTGCCCGTCGTGCAAAATGCAAAAGTGCCGGTGATCATCCTCAACCTATCTCCTGAAGCAGCGATCGATTATACCGCCTTCAATGCGATGACGGACAGAACAAAAATGACTGGCGAATGGCTGGCTTACTGTTCCGCCTGCCCCGTTCCCGAGATCGCCAATGTATTCAGCCGCACCGGCATCCGCTTTCACCAGGTCACCGGCATGCTGAACGATGACCCCGATTGCTGGCAGGAGATACAGGAATGGGTCGAAGCCGCGCGTGTAGCCCATACCATGGCCAACAACCGCCTGGGCTGCATGGGCCATTACTACAGCGGCATGCTCGATATCTATACAGATCTCACGCAGCAGTATGCCTATTTCGGTGGACATATTGAACTGCTGGAAGTGGAGGAACTGGTGAGTTTCCGCAGGGAGGTGAGTGCCGCGGCCACAAAGGAACGCCTGCAGTTATTCCGGCAGGTATTCGACATTCAGGCGGATTGTTCCGCAGCAGAACTGGAAAAGGCCGCTGTCACCTCCGTGGCGCTCGACAAGCTGGTGGCGCAGCATCAACTCGGGTCCATGGCCTATTATTATAAAGGCAGCGGGAATCCGGACAATGAGCAGGCCATTGCCTCCATCATCCTCGGCAATTCCCTGCTTACCGCCAACGGCGTACCGGTGGCCGGTGAATACGAAGTGAAGAACGCACAGGCCATGAAGATCATGGATGCATTCGGGGCCGGCGGCTCTTTTTCGGAATATTACGCCGTTGATTTCAAAGACGATGTGGTGTTGATGGGGCATGACGGGCCGGGGCATATCGCCATTGCGGAAGGCAAAACCAAAGTGCGGCCGCTGTACGTGTACCACGGCAAGGTGGGCAGTGGCCTGTCCGTAGAAATGTCCGTAAAGAACGGCCCGGTAACCCTGCTTTCCGTGGTGGAAAAGAAGGATGGCAGGCTGATATTGCTCACGGCCGAAGGGGAATCCGTTCCCGGCCCCATCCTGCAGATCGGGAATACCAACAGCCGCTACCGCTTTGCGGGAGGGGTAAGGCATTTCATCAACAGCTGGAACAGTCACGGTCCCGCGCACCATTGCGCCGTAGGCATCGGGCATATTGCCGCGAAGATCGAAAAACTGGGATTGCTGCTTGGGATGGACGTGGAAAAGGTCTGTTAGCGGGCGGTTTGTTGGATCGCCGCGCTTACAGTAACTTTAGCGGAACAAGTGTCCGCTCATGCAAGAAGTTACCACCGCCTGGCTGCAATCCATAGAAGCCCTGAAAGATGTTCCGGCTGATCAGCTGCAATGGATGATCAGCCAGAGCCGCCATTACCTCCTTCAACCCGGAGATTTCCTGTTCAGGGCCGGAGAACCGATCACCGGCACGCATATCGTTATTTCCGGAAAACTCCGGATACACCAGCGGCAGGAGGAGATCATCCGGTTTGAGGCAAAGACCATCAGCGGGTACCTGCCTTTCTCCAGGGGGAAAGTGGCGCCGGTATTCGGCGAAGCCATGGAAGCATGCCAGATCATGACATTCCCCATAGAAAAGGCGCGGGAACTGATCAGCACACATTATGAGCTGACCCAGGCGCTGGTGCATTTCATGACCACCCGCGTGCGGGAATTTACCTCCCTGCAGCTGCAGAACGAGAAAATGCTGGCCCTGGGCAAACTGTCCGCCGGCCTCGCCCATGAGCTGAACAACCCCGCCGCCGCTGTTGTGCGCGGCGCTGTGACCCTGAAAAAACACCTCCAGATGGAACCGGAAACGTTCAAAAAGATCGTTTCCATCCGGATGAATGAAGCGGACGT
This genomic stretch from Chitinophaga sp. XS-30 harbors:
- a CDS encoding TonB-dependent receptor, with the translated sequence MKLTCLFLTVLFLNVSATGVSQTVSFSGKNIKLKTIFAAIHKQTGYVVFYDNNLIKSAQPVTVSLLNAPLETFLSASLQGQGLSYTIIDKTITIKKTPPLKVLSPFILPPVTITGKVTDDAGEPLPGVTVMVKGTRTGTTTDENGEFKLSGVDDKAVLVLSYIGFATTELELNGRKKLDIKMGKADNTTLESVVVVGYGAIKKSDLTGSVSAVEGEAIAARKTTQISTALQGSMPGVTVTRNNNAPGATATIRVRGITTLTEGGADPLIILDGVPIDDINSINPNDVDNISVLKDAASASIYGSRAAAGVILITTKRARNGQLSLDYTYEYGIEKPTILPDYVDVTRFMELTNELRWNDNGNNANEHPTYPKATIDDYYNLNAQNPDEYPNTDWRGMILNNSSPRQSHIMSISGGGKSIRSRVSLGYDKSDALYDGRTYERLTARVNNDITINKYLSASVDLNFRRTIIKQPVTNPMYKMGIVPPLYAAMWSDGRIGAGKDGANIYALVKHGGFDHDWYNQIGGKIGLDFTPIEGLKFSGVISPFASFDKLKTFNKQIPYTSWSNPNSVSGYIEGGTETKLTENRNDNHRYTMQFLANYTKQLGDHNLNLLGGYEYYYAFNEDLMAYRGQYVLTNYPYLNLGPLEFRDNSGNATENAYRSWFGRVMYNYKEKYLLQANIRYDASSRFAPGYRWGSFPSVSAGWIISQEPFMSGTSNWLSFLKVRASWGTLGNERIGGNYPYQALLRFENNSLFYRGNAAVSAQSAAQWQYVIRDISWETTASYDIGLDMNFLGNRLRFTGDYYKKTTRDILLDLEIPDFIGFDNPTQNTGKMYTTGWEFQIGWNDKVGDFSYGVSANMSDFISKMGDLGGTEFIGDQIKIYGSEFNEWYGYQSDGLFQTQDDVDKSPVLNANVKPGDVKYKDISGPNGVPDGKISPEYDRVLLGGSLPRYMYGATLQAGYKNWNLGVVLQGVGKQNARLTTDIVRPLLENYGNFPAILDGNSWSKYNTPEQNLNVRYPRYTNTSAGNNYALSDYWLINGGYFRLKNINLSYTVPRSLVQKAKVQDVRVYGTVTDVFSIHKFPKGWDPEMNYLGYPITVSFVFGVSVKF
- a CDS encoding FecR family protein — encoded protein: MLRERMQYLMERYFNGTCTAAEKHELAEWISEVQDDQDLKEVVAQTWERFRPEDRMPGEVSARIQASLFEEEKPRVRSLPVRRWLAAAGILLLVAAAALLWPRKSPQKLAEAPRIERYRNEVPAGGNKALLTLGDGTVIALDSAANGVVTQQGKVRVIKQANGQLSYEIEGAAEDMVMYNTMRTPRGGEYRLTLPDGTNVWLNAASSITYPTAFTGDVRSVQISGEAYFEVAKDAGKPFVVDAGKMKVEVLGTHFNINAYAAEPVVKATLLEGAVKVSGGGRGDVLQPGQQARLQRNNGGMQVVNDVDLDEVMAWKNGYFLFVDADMPAVMRQLENWYDVTVGYEEGFVPRRSFGGGIQRSLPLSKVLTILEENNVKFRVEGKNITVLK
- a CDS encoding RNA polymerase sigma factor, which translates into the protein MESANNEKNLLRLAAEGDSAAFAGLFRIYQHKLYGFLLRATGSPEMTEDIIQDIFLKLWKDRSNLSQIEQFGGYVYRMAQHQVINSLKRMAKETLILNELGKTQPQTGMDAEARLSLQEVTQSLHQALNKLTPKQKEVYTLSRERGLKHDEIARYLNISPSTVNNHLIEALRLIRQQLRASPEAFTLLMILLTFQP
- a CDS encoding helix-turn-helix domain-containing protein, which translates into the protein MINYYKYLPVSVEDQRWGMYVLNAGCNSIGRAEAYPRPGHPAHHHFRWEQGRVLQEFQLIYISRGAGSFESAHCPLTDVAAGTVMLLFPGEWHRFRPNPDTGWDEWWVGFKGDAATGLLQNGFISPDKPLLRTGLQETILQLLPGIIDCTRTEKPGYQPFVSGAVQHLLGYLHAWGRQAALRQEDVPENIVDKAMAIIRAKADQRLSIAHVAEELCVSYSWLRKAFRQYTGIAPGQYLLQLKIEKAKMLLADPSISVKVIAAETGFESAFYFSKIFKVKTGVSPDLYRKTIHNALS
- a CDS encoding arabinose isomerase — encoded protein: MNNGQLRIGLFGIGLDTYWPQFEGLKERLEGYLQKVEAKLSAIHPHIINAGLVDSTDKAFAAGKRFRREEADVIFLYVTTYALSSTVLPVVQNAKVPVIILNLSPEAAIDYTAFNAMTDRTKMTGEWLAYCSACPVPEIANVFSRTGIRFHQVTGMLNDDPDCWQEIQEWVEAARVAHTMANNRLGCMGHYYSGMLDIYTDLTQQYAYFGGHIELLEVEELVSFRREVSAAATKERLQLFRQVFDIQADCSAAELEKAAVTSVALDKLVAQHQLGSMAYYYKGSGNPDNEQAIASIILGNSLLTANGVPVAGEYEVKNAQAMKIMDAFGAGGSFSEYYAVDFKDDVVLMGHDGPGHIAIAEGKTKVRPLYVYHGKVGSGLSVEMSVKNGPVTLLSVVEKKDGRLILLTAEGESVPGPILQIGNTNSRYRFAGGVRHFINSWNSHGPAHHCAVGIGHIAAKIEKLGLLLGMDVEKVC